A genomic region of Arachis stenosperma cultivar V10309 chromosome 9, arast.V10309.gnm1.PFL2, whole genome shotgun sequence contains the following coding sequences:
- the LOC130948260 gene encoding uncharacterized protein LOC130948260: MPSKASTENICYEGEQLASLLQSTKRGIKLARRTDGNSLPEKIWLKQQFSIGVNDVTRVLERMRPCTELGKSAQLPPLICSTHKSPSVKLQAVLVASDTKPNWLTKHLPGLASSRGVPLIFVKDNKGGSLRLGELVKLKTAIAIGIKEKGNSINKIYEDIL, translated from the exons ATGCCCAGTAAAGCCAGTACCGAAAATAT CTGCTATGAAGGAGAGCAGCTTGCCAGTCTGCTGCAATCAACTAAGAG GGGGATCAAATTAGCGAGACGCACGGATGGAAATTCTTTGCCAGAAAAGATATGGCTAAAG CAACAGTTTTCTATTGGGGTTAATGACGTAACCCGGGTCCTTGAACGAATGAGACCATGCACTGAGCTGGGAAAGTCTGCTCAACTTCCCCCTTTAATCTGCAGCACTCATAAATCACCTTCGGTTAAACTTCAG GCTGTCCTTGTAGCTTCCGATACTAAGCCAAATTGGTTGACTAAGCATCTGCCAGGTTTGGCTTCATCAAGAGGGGTGCCCTTAATCTTTGTTAAAGATAACAAAGGTGGTTCTTTGAGATTAGGTGAACTTGTTAAATTGAAAACTGCCATTGCTATTGGAATTAAG GAAAAAGGGAACTCCatcaataaaatttatgaaGATATACTTTAA